CGATCGTCATTCTCGCACCAAGCTTTCCCAAGCGGAAATTGATTCCGTTATTCGTCGGAAGGAACTTGCCAGCGTCGCAGGAAACCTGGTTTGCTGGGGAATGACGGTTCAGATTCCTGCAAGAATCTTCGGCTTAAAAAGCTTTGAAGGCGTTACTTTAAAGGGTAATCTTTACAAGTGTGCTGATAAGGCAAAGGCGCCCCATTACCTGAGCGCCTTTGAAATCGAAACAGAAAAACCGGATTTCCACCGTCCGGAATTTTTCCGCGAATTCTAACTATTTCATTTTCAGCTTCATCTCGAAGACTTGGCGTCCCGAATCGTCTTCGATTTTCATATAGGTCGCACCCATTTTGTCGGCTCGGTAAATCGTGACTTCCTGGCCTTCTCGGGTTTCACCTAAGAAATGCAGTTCAAGCATCGCCGGAATGCAAAGTTCGATATCGGCGGCGCTGAACACATTCAGACCAAGCTTTACGTATTCGATGTTGTTCATATGGTGCGACATGTCGATATGCTGCGGCAGCACCTTCTGGCGGTACACTTCCTGGTATTCTTCGGGTTCCACGGCGAACTTGGTGAACTTGTTGTCCATAAAGGGTTCGGGGGAACCTTCTGCAGGAAAGTCTACCGCGGAAAGTTTCATCGGACGATGCGTTTCCAAGTTGAGGCAGCAGGCTTCTTGAACGGCGAGAATGATGGGTTCCCCTTCGACTGTCGTGACGGCCGTGTTTTCGTAAGTGCGAATGGGGGCGTTATCGGCGGGGAACGAGGTGGTCACTACCTTGTCGCGCCAATAGGGACGCTGGAAAAATTTGAATTTCGCTTTGGTGATTGCCCAGTAACCGCCTTTTTCATTGACGCAGAAGTTGTCCATCTTGAGGGCGCCAAAGTTTTCGGTAAAGTTGTCCTGCACCATGAGCACCGTCTGTGCAAGGCCCATCTTGCCCGAAACGTCGATGTAGGCCGAAGTGATGGTGCGTTGTTTCTGGAAAACGAACGGATTTTTAGCAAGCGAATAAATATCGATCATGCTTTTAATATATAAAGAAAAAGGACCGCTGTGTAGCGGTCCTTGCGAATAAAGTCTCGAAAGAACTAGATCTTCTTGAGCACCAGCAGGTGACCAGGAGCCTTGGCGGGATCGAGCTTCACGTAGTTCTTGTTGCCACGCCAGA
This genomic stretch from Fibrobacter sp. UWT2 harbors:
- a CDS encoding carbohydrate-binding family 9-like protein; its protein translation is MLLKPNMNWVANQGKSLPTVFAECELSSDYFTVRFSVEEPSDCFRAEVMEDNGSSWEDSCVEIFLQNPANPAEYFNFETTCRGYLLAARGPDRHSRTKLSQAEIDSVIRRKELASVAGNLVCWGMTVQIPARIFGLKSFEGVTLKGNLYKCADKAKAPHYLSAFEIETEKPDFHRPEFFREF
- a CDS encoding acyl-[acyl-carrier-protein] thioesterase — encoded protein: MIDIYSLAKNPFVFQKQRTITSAYIDVSGKMGLAQTVLMVQDNFTENFGALKMDNFCVNEKGGYWAITKAKFKFFQRPYWRDKVVTTSFPADNAPIRTYENTAVTTVEGEPIILAVQEACCLNLETHRPMKLSAVDFPAEGSPEPFMDNKFTKFAVEPEEYQEVYRQKVLPQHIDMSHHMNNIEYVKLGLNVFSAADIELCIPAMLELHFLGETREGQEVTIYRADKMGATYMKIEDDSGRQVFEMKLKMK